The DNA region TTAGGAGGGCGGTTAGACCGTGTCCCCCAACTCCTTTTTTGATCTCGTCCATTGGCAGTTTCTCGAGTATCTGGGCTATGTATGCCGCAGTTTTTTCCTCCTGGTAGCTGAGTTCAGGGTGACGGTGTATGTGGCGGTAATGGTCCATGCAGCGTTCTCTTGTGGCCTCGATCAGTTCCTTTATCCTATCTGTAGTCGATTTCATATGAGTTCCCTCCTTTGATCCTTGCCTTCGTCACTATATCACAGTATCGACAGGGGGTTCCATACAAAAAGGGCCTCCTCAGGAGGCCCTTTTTGTCTTTTTTGGAGCGTTTACAGGTATCCGGCCTGTGCGAGTAGCTCTTTGGCCTTTTCCATGTGTTTGCCCGGCAGTTTGACCACCGGTCCGGTGCATCCCATGGACGATTCCGCATAGATCTTGTTTTTCCAGAGTTCTCTTACGGCATCCTCTATGGAGAGAACATCCACTCCGTGGATTTCCTCATCGGTAGGCTCTGCCGGAGGCGCTACTACTTCCTCGGAGCATTCCGGCTTGGGGAGTATGCCCTTTATTATGTCCTCGAGTCCGGCTTTCTTCGCCGCGGCGACCTCGGAAGCGACCTTTTCCGAGTGTCCTCCCTTGGCGACCTCCGCGTTGTATGCTACCGCGTTGGCTATGACGGGAGCTCCGGATGCCCTGGAGATGATGGATATTACCTTGCTCCATCCCCCTCCTGCGGAGGGACCGTAACCCCATCCGAGGGCCTCGTAGGATCCTCCTGTGTTGAAGGAGGAGAACATCTTCATCAGGACGTTGCCCGTGAGGGTGTCGCATACGCAGACGTCCACCGCTCCGGCCAGTATGTCGTTGCCCCTTAGGACCGATCCTCCGTCGGCTCTTAGGCTCTCTCCGAAGGTGATGTCGTAACCGTTTCCCTTGAGCTTGTTGAGGGCCTTGAATACCAGCTGGGCTCCCTCTACGTTCAGTATTCCCACCGTAGGGTTGGTCTTGCCCATGGCCTTGGCCGTGGCTATGCCGTAGATGGCGTTTCTTATCATGGCCTCGACCCTGTTTATGGCGGACGTGCCGGTGGAGGAGGCTACTATCATGTCCTTGCCCTTCGCCGGGGTCAGTACCCTCCCGATGGTGGTAACCCCCATGGGAAAGGGATAGTGGAGCGCCACCGCTCCGGCTATGGTTCCGTCGGATATGGCGGCTTCCATTGCCTTGGAGATGTCGGCGTCGCAGGGATCGGTCTCTATCCACTGAAGATCGTCGTATCCCTCGACCTTGGGGCCTATCATGACCACCTGAACGCCCTGGTTGTTCTGCTGAGCCAGCCTTCCGCCTATGGCGAGCTCCTCCGGGCCGTGCTCGCTTCCGTGAGCCATCAGTCCAACCTTTACCCTAGGACCGCCGGTGCGGGCCGCCTCGATTATTTCCGAAAGGGCTCCGCCGATCAGTTTTTTAACGTCAGACATAGGTTATACCCCTTCCTGCTTACTTCGTCAGGGAATCGGAGATCTCGGAGAGGGCCTCCAGAAGTATGTTCTTGACGTCGTCCTTGCTCACCGCCGCCACGGAATCGGCAGAGGCGGGCGTCTCTATCAGGAAGGACGCTCCGTCGGCCAGGTTGGTCAGTCTGGCGAGGAAAAGGCTTCCTTTTCCTATTATCATGGCCCTCTTTATCTTCCCGTCTTTTATCCATTCGGCTGCCTGGCCGATGAAGGGCGCTCCGGCAGGGATATGTCCCTGGGTGTGAGCGAATCCGGGGAGTCCCTTCTCCTTGACGAAGTTCATCATGTCGGCCTTCTCTATGGATTTCTTCATGACGGCAAGAGCAGCGATCATCTTTATGTTTGCCATGGGAACGTCTCCCGCTCCGGCAGGCAGGGTGATCTCCGGTATGTGGAGCTCAGCCCCGAACTTATCGACGTCGGCCAGGTCGAGACCGACCTTCTGGAGGGGCTCCCAGGTAAGAGCCTGGGTTACGGCCTGAGGAGAGGCTCCTGCTCCGACTGTGTGCTTGCCTATGGCGTCTAGACGCATCTCCGGGCTGACTCCGTCGCAGGGGGTGATCAAAACGGCGAAGCTTCCGAGACAGTCCTCCAGGGCGGGAAGCTCCTTCTTAACGTGGTCCTTGCTGTTCATGTACAGTTTGGGAACCGCTCCTCCGGCGAGGACGACCACGTTGGATCGAGCTTCCGCGGCGACCTGGGACGCTCCGGCTATCATGGCGTTGACCGGTCCGGCACAGAATCCTCTGACGTCGCATCCGCTGGCGTTTTTACAGCCCACTATCTCGGCTATGGCCTTGGCGAAGTTTCCTCCGGCCCTCTGGCACATATCTCCGGCTCCCTCTTCGGAGCACTCTATTACGAAGTCTACGTCCTCGGCCTTCATACCTGTGTTCTGCAGAAGGTGTAGGAGAGATAGTACCGCGCTGGCCTTGCTGGCGATGTTCTCCAAAAGGACATGGGCGCTGAGGTTCTCGTCGACCTCGTGTCCCTTTCTGACGCAGCCAACGATCTTACCGCCGAAATAGAGTGGAAGGGCTCCGTGCTTCTCGTCGCAGTCGGCCTCTATCTCCGCTCCGTCTTTGCCTTCCTCCAGGCGGGCCAGCATGGATTCGGTCATGAACTTGTGGTTAGAGAGTTTTTCCTTAACCGATGCGGCGAAGTTCTTCTCGATCCATACGAGGTCGAAGACATCGCATATGTCCATTAGTCCGATGAACTCGTCCTCGGGCATTATCTCTCCGAACTTTCCGTAGCGGTCGGCGCCGGAAAGGCGGTTTTCGTACATGGGTTTGGCCTGATTCTCCAGGTCCTCGAGGGGAAGGGTGCCTATGTAGGCCATGTTGGGGGCGTAGTCCTTGGCCTGCTCGAAGCTCTGGGCGTGCTCAGGGAGCTTCTTGAGGTAATCGGTCTCGCCGTGAGAATGGCGCTCGACGTGGGGAGTGTTGCCGTAGTGGAGTCCCAGCTCGGGGGTGTGCTGGAGACAGTAAGCTGATCCTTTGATTGCGACACGTGACATGACAGAAAACGACCTCCTTGAATATATCTCTAATCTCACGACGAGAGGGGTCGGAACTCCCTACCCCTCTCGTCTTTCGCGCTACTATTATAGTATAGACCGCCAAAAAATGGTGATCGATTTCATAACTTAAAGTCTCCGAACCGGAGACACCTGTGCTTTAGCCTCAGGTGGCGCAGGAATGGGCGGTTGGAAGTTTGAATGCCTTCCAGCCCTTCTCGATTCCACCCTCAAGGTAGGAAGCGTCGAAGCCCTTTCCCTTGAGTTCTTCTGCAATGGTCTTGGAGGTCTCTCCGTCTCCGCATACGACCAGTATCTTCTCGTCCTTGGGAAGGTCCTCGGAGCACTCGACCACCTCGTCGGAAGGTATGTTGAAGGCGTTCTTTATGTGAGCGTCTGCGTATTGCTCCGCCTCTCTGACGTCCACTATGAACGTGCCTTCCTGTTTCATAAGTTTGCAGAATTCCTTGGTGTTTACTGCCGTCATTTCTAAAACCTCCTGTCAGATCTCTTCGAGGAATATTCCTCTGGGTGTAGCGACACGGCAAGATTCTACACCAATATGGAATGGAAGGCACCCACTCTAAAGGGGGAGAGCTGGATCGCTCTCCCCCTGACATGCTTTTTTTTACAGTCTTCCCTCTTTTTCTTCCCTTAAAAGACCCTTGTAGAGGCAGTAGCAGGCCAACACCATGATGACGGCGAACGGGGGAGCGGCTGCCAGTGATATGGTCTGAAGGTTCTGAAGTCCTCCGGTCATCAGGAGCACGATCGCTAGAGCGGCCATGAGCACTCCCCAGATTGCCATCTTGTTCTTCGGAGGGTTCAGGTCTCCGTGAGTAGAGTACATGGACAGGACGAATGTTCCCGAGTTTGCGGAGGTCACGAAGAAGGTGGTTATGAGCACCACCATTAGCATCGACATGGCCGTTCCAAGGGGGTAGTTGGCGTACATCTCGAACACTCCGGTGGACATATCGGCCAGTATTTTCTGGGAGATCTGGACGTTTTTAGTTATCTCCAGATTCAGAGCGGAGGTTCCGAATATGGCGAACCAGGTGAAGCTTCCGAGGGCCGGGACGATGAGAACTCCGGCGACGAACTCTCGGATCGTACGACCTCTGGATATCCTGGCCACGAAGGATCCCACGAAGGGAGCCCAGGCGATCCACCAGGCCCAGTAGTACAGGGTCCAGCTGCTAAGGAATCCTTTGTACTCTCCTCCGTAAGGAGCCATGGTGAAGCTCTCGGAGACGACGTTGGAGAGGTAGTCTCCAACTCCTGTCATGAGCGACTCTATTATGGGAAGAGTCGGTCCCACCAGGAACAGGGCAAACATCAATATGCCGCATATAAGTAGATTGAAATCGGCCACTTTCTTTATGCCTTTTTCGATCCCCATCACTGCCGAACCTGTGTAGAGCACAGCCAGAATGGCTATTATGGCTATCTGTACCGTCAGGCTTTTGGGGATCCCGAACACCTGGCTGAGGCCACTGTTAAGCTGAAGGGTCCCTAGTCCAAGAGAAGTGGTTATCCCCGCCAGGGTGGCGAAGATCGCCAGGACGTCTACGGTTTTGCCGAAGGGGCCTTTTATCCCCTTTTCACCTACCAGAGGCAGGAACACGCTGCTGATGAGTCCGGGCGAGTTCTTGCGAAACTGAAAGAAGGCCAACGAGAGGGCTATGACCGAATATCCCGCCCAGGGGTGTAGCCCCCAGTGGAAGAAGGATATCCTGATGGCGTCTCTGGCGGCCTGGACCGATCCGGGCTCAGCCCCGAAAGGAACCGATCCGAAGTGGTATATAGGTTCCGCCGCTCCGTAGAAAACCAGCCCGACTCCCATACCGGCGGAGAAAAGCATGGCAAACCACGACATGGTCTTGAATTCCGGTCTCGAGTCGTCCGGACCGAGCCTGACCTTTCCGAAACGACTGGTGGCTATGAAGATGCAGAACAGGACGAACAGGTTCATCGAAAGCAGATAACCCCATCCGAATTTATCGGTCAGAACGTTGAAAAGCCCTCCTGCAAAGGCTCCGAAGCTATCGGGGGAAAACAGGCCCCAAAGAACGACTCCCATGGTTATCCCCATGGATATGACGAAGACAGAGTTGTCTTTTTTGGCACTCATTCTCTCTACTCCTTCCGTTTTTTGTTAAAAATCCCCTCGCGACACGGAGCGAGGCAAAAGGGAGAGGGATAAGGCTCCTCCCTCTCCCGGAAGGGGGGCTTCGTCAGAGTTTAGTCGGGTAGACCTTGGGTTCCTGGATCTCGTCGGTGAGAGAGTCCAGAGCGATGCCGACCCTGTGTTTCCTCAGGGCCCATTCGTCCTCGGGGCTCATCTCCGGGTCCCCGAGGGGGTAGGGGACCGACACTGTCTGTACCATCCTGTTGGATCCCACGGTCTTGGCCACGTCGATTAAGTTGCACATTACCACGACCGGGATTCCGGAGCGCTCTATCTCTTTTCCCATCGTTGCACCGCAACGAGTGCAGGTGCCTCAGGTGGAGGTCAGGACCACCGCGTCGACCCCGGCATCCTTAAGCTCCTGGGCGATCTCCTTGCCGAACTTGGCGGCGTAGGCCTGGGTTGTTCCCGTTCCTACAGTTACGTAATAGTGGTCGAACAGCTTGCCGAATTTACCCTCGCTCTCCCAGTGTCTCATGGCGTCGACCGGGACACCACGGTCGGGGACGGCGCACATGGCGGCGGGGTCGAATCCGGCGTGGATGGTCTTGAACACTCCTTCTGGGAGTTTATCCAGCTTGGATATGTCGTATTTTCCCCACTTGGTGGCGGATGCCGACTGTATCCGATCGGGGTTCTCCACCGGGACGACTCCGCTGGAGGACACCAGGGCGATGGTCGCCTTGCTCAGGTCCTTGAGAGGCGTTGCCGGAGGAATCTTGTCCATCTTGGGGATAACCAGTTCGCTGGTGAAGCTTTCCCCTCCGAGTTTCTTGATGAGCATGTCCACCACTCGGTCAGAGGCCAACCTGCCCTCCGGATGGGGCATCTCGAAACGGACTCCTCTGGGGAAGTAGCCTTCCTCCGAGGCGGGCTTGAGAGATTCTCCTTTGGCTATCTTCTCAGCGAAAGTGGCCATCTTCCCCATGTCTTCCTTCATGAAGGTGGCCTTTCTGCCGCCATGGAAGACGTAGGCCTCAGACTTGAACTGCTCTACCCCGGGATTCTCCTCGTTCATGGAGGTTATGACCGGTACGTCGAATCTCTCCTTGACGGCCTTGCATACCAGGCCACAGCCCACTCCGTATCTTCCTGCCATGAAGGCTGGTCCGGCGAAGAATATGTCGAACTCCTGCTTCTCGAGCCACGACATGATCTCTCCGAGGGCCTCGTCGGTGTGTCCGGTCACGTAGTTGTCACCGCAGACGACGGTGTGGGTAACCTCTACGTCTGGCATCATCTGGTTAAGCATGTTGGAGCATCCTACCAGCTCGGAATGGAAGCTGGGCTTGGAGTCGGCGGCTTCCTCGCCTCCGACCTGACCAAAAAACTGGTTTATGTAGTGAATTGCTTTCAGCGCCATCTTCTTCACCCCTTAAAATTCAGCGCAGGTTTTTCTGGAAAAGCCGCTGATATGGTTGCAGCAGAACATACCGTTGTTCTCCATGGTGGTCGAGCCGTCGGGTTTTACACAACCCTCCCAGCCCCCGGAGTTTCCGTCTCGGGCAAGAGCCTCCAGCTCGCCTATTACCTCCATAGGTTCTAGGTCGTAGACCTGGGATACGTTGCCGGTGGAGACCAAAGCGTCGGTCATGGGATTCATGGAGACCAAAGGCTGAGATCCACCGTCTCTACCGGTAGCCTCGTCGGAGATGCCGACGGTCTTGACCCCTATCTTCTCCAGTTCTACCAAGGCGGCGGTGTAGTCGACGTCGGGGTTGCCGTAGCCTTCCTCGGCTACTATGGCTCCGGTGGCTCCCAGGTTGTGGGCCATCTGAGCTATCATCTTGGCGCAACGGTCCTTCTCGTTCATCTTGACGTTGAGGTTCGCCATTATCACCCCGAGGAAGTTGATCGTCTTGCCGTGTTCGGCCATAAGCCTCTTGACCACCGGGTTTACTCCGAATTCGTAGGTGGAGATCTTGGAGGAGGTTGGCATGAAGCTGCCGGATATCATGCAGCCGTCCAGAAGCTCGTTGGGATGCATAAAGGTGGGCAGCATGTGGTTGCCGTCCCAGCCGTAGATGAGGGTGTTATATCCCATGGCCTCCATCTGGGTCTGAGGCTGAAGGACGTAGACGACTCCGGGAAGGGAATCGATCTCGGCGGTTCTGTCCGTCACGGCCGGAAGGTCGAAAACCTCGACGTCCTCGGGCTCCATCTCCTTGACGCACTGACCGATGTACTCGGCGAGCTTCATCCCACCCCATCGGAGGGCCTTGTTCTTCTTCTGCTGCTCGAACCTCTCGAAATTCTCGTCGGTGTCCGCTACTAGGACGAGGTTGACCATGTCTCCGAAGATGGTCTGATCCTGGTATTTCCCGCCCATGTCGATAACGCCGTCCTGGAATCCGCCCATATGCTCTCCTACTACTATGAGGCTGCATCCCTTGAGGGCGTGGGTCCTGCCGTGGCCCGCTTGGCCCATGGGAGATGTGACCCCGGGGAATATCCCCTGGCTCTTCCCGGAGACCTTGCATCTCATCTCAATGGCCTCCTTGACGGGGCAGAGTCGCACCATCTCTCCGGGCTTGACTACCCTGAGATCCGCGGTGGTGATCCCCGGTTCCTCCTCCTTCACGTAGCTCAACAGCTCCTCCTTGTCGACGGTGAGAACTCCGTCGGCGTAGGAGGTGTTGTCTCCGAAGACGATGTCTTTCACGTGGAAATTACCCATCTCAAGTCTCATTGACGTGACTCTCCTTTTCCTCGGTCTTCTGCAGGATCTCTACGATGTCCTTCCTGTCAGAGCCTCCTCAAACCACTTTAGAGCGGTTCGTTATAGCTACCAAAAGTTATGTCTTTAACTATCGTAACGTCGTTACGGTTATAATTATGATCTAGGTTTCACGTCTGGACTATCGAGGTATCCGTGAATCACAGGTAACGAAAAACGTGAGCCTCCGATCACGTTTTTCGTGGTCGGAGGCTCACGTAGCTGTCATCCCAGGTCTATGAGGCCTTCTCTTATGGCGAATCGGGTCAGTTCGGCTATGTTTCCGCAGTCCAGTTTTTCCATTATCCTTCTCCTGTGGGTGTCCACAGTGTTCTTGCTGATGTGGAGGGAGGAGGCCACCTCCTTGGTGCTGGACCCCTTAGCCAGAAGCGAAAGCACCTCTCTTTCCCTGTCGGACAGCAGCGAGGCTTGTGACGGAATCGCCGTGTCCAGCAACTTGAGGTAGTCCTTCATCAGTATGGAAGCTATCTTTGGGCTCAGGTAGGTCTCTCCGGAGGATACTATGTGTATGGCTCTTATCAGCTCCTCCGAGCTGCCCTCCTTGAGGGCGTATCCCGATGCTCCCGCCTTCAGTATCTCCGCTATGAGCCTCTTGTCGGCGTGCATTGAGAGGGCCAATATCTTGACGTCTTCCAAGGAGGACTTTATCCTTCTTGAGGCCTCTATGCCGTTCATCTTCGGCATGGTGACGTCCATGACTACCACGTCGGGATGGTGCTGTAGCGTGAGCTCCAGGGCCTCCTGTCCCGTCCTGGCCAGAGCCAGCACGTCCAGGTCCTCCTCTCTGGAGAGTATGTCCCTGACTCCCTCCAGAAACAGCTCGTGATCGTCAGCTATTATGAGCGGTATCAAGAGGCTCGCCTCTCTCTCCGTGAGACGGCATGTTTAGAGGTGCCGTCATAGCTACAGTGGCTCCCTTGCCTGGTTCGGAGATTATCTGTATAGATCCCCCTATGGGGTGAAGTCTCTCCCTGATGCTGAAGAGCCCGAACCCATCCAGCTTTCCCCATTTGAAGGTGAAGGGAGAGGGGAAGCCTATCCCGTCGTCCTCTACGACGACCTGTATCTTTCCCGGGCCTCTGTGGACTCTTATCGATACGTGGGATGCCTTGGCGTGTTTGATGACGTTTATGAGCAGTTCTCTGGTCATCTGATATAGGAGGACGCATATCCTGTCGTCTGCCTGGTGTACGAGGTTTCCCCCCTGGAAGTCGTAGCTTATTCCCTGAGGGGCCAAGAGGTGTTCTGCCAGAGATTCCAAGGCCGGGTTGAGGCCTATATCGTAGAGGGTTGGGGGGCTCACCTGGAATATCAGTTCCCTGCTCTGGGCTATGACAGTCTCCACCGATTCTATGGCGTTGTCTAACTCCTCTTTGGAGCAGCCTCTTTCCCTGAGGGACTGTAGCTTATGGAGCAGAGTCACTAGAGAGTGTCCTATAGAATCGTGTATCTGTCCGGCTATGGATCTTCTCGTCTTCTCTTCCGACAATGTCAGTTGAGCTGCCAATTCACGGAGCTCCTCCCTGTAGTCCAGGAGCTCTTTCTGTTTTTCCCTCAGTTTTTCGTCCGATTTTTTCCATCTCGTACGGTCCAGGAATATCACCGATACCCGATCCGGCAGAATCGGAAAGGCTATGGCCTCCAGGTACTTGCCTATGGAGGCGCAGTAGCTTTCGCAGTGCACCGATCCCTCCGTATTGAGACATTTCATGATGATGTCGTGCCAACAGGGTTCCACGTCGGGCCATACCTCCAGGAACGTCTTGCCGACTATGTCCTCTTTGGGTGTCCCCATTACCTCTTCGTAGGCCGGATTCACATCGATGAATCGAACCTTCCCCGCCTCCACCTCGTAGAGGGAGATCGGGTCGAAGGTTCTCTCGAAAAATATCCTGTAGGATAGCTCATCCAGCCCTTTTTCCTGTCTTTTCATGCGGGTCTCCATCCCCTTCCAGTATAATCATACGGGATTCTTCTCGATGTTACCATCCGAAAAGCCGCGGCAATAGATACACAGCTTAGGAGGGACTTGGATTATGGGTGTTAGTTTGGTATGTACCGGATGTGGCAAGCAGGTCGACGACGAAAAAGCGTTTCGTTGTCCCGGTTGTGACGGTCCGCTGGAGCTACCGGAGATCGTCGGGAGCAGACCGGGCCCCTGGGTTCCCGGAGAGACCCTGATAGAGCGATACAAGGACTTTTTCCCTTTCGCAAACGGAAGGGCCGATCTCTCCTTGGGAGAGGGTTTCACCCCTTTGGTAAGGCTCGACGGACTTGGAAAAAGAATGGGGCTTTCTTCCTTGTTGGGAAAAAACGAGGGGGCGAATCCGACCTGGTCCTTCAAGGACAGGGGAACCCTTGCAGGGGTCGTACATGCCTTGGAGTCTGGGTACAGCAGGATAGGCACGGTATCCACCGGTAATATGGCCGCCTCCGTGGCGGCATACGGAGCCAAGGCCGGACTGGAGACGGTCATCTTGGTCGGAAGAGGTCTTCCCAGGGAGAAATTGGGGCCGATCGCCATGTACGGTGCCAGGTTAATAAAGGTGGATGGAGACTACGGTAGGCTCTATTACGAAAGCCTCAGGCTCGCCAAGGACAGGGATATAGCCTTCATAAACTCGGATGCCCCATTCCGGGTGGCCGGATCGAGGACCATCGCCTACGAGATATGCGAACAGTTGAACTTTACCGTGCCCGACTGGGTGTTGATACCTGTGAGTGCGGGAGGAAACTTCAGAGGAATAGCCAGGGGTTTCAGGGAATTTTTCCTATCCGGCCTGATAGACAGGGTGCCTAGGCTTATGGCGGTTCAGGCCGACGGCTGTTCTCCGGTCGTAAGGGCCTTCGAGGAGGGAAGTCCAAAGGTCGGCAGGTTTGACTCTCCCCACACAGTGGCCCATGCCATAGAGAATCCCTTTCCTCCCAGCGGCAACGAGGTCCTTCGCCTCGTCAGAGAGAACGGATGGAGCTGCCGGGCTGTCTCGGAGGATTCCATACTGGATGCCCAGAGGGAGCTGGCGATGGAGGGTTTGTTCGTGCAGCCTGCCTCGGCGGTCTCCTTGGCTGCCTTGAAGGATGCCGTCAGAGACGGTCTGGTCGAGTCAGGCCAGTCCGCAGCACTGGTGTTGACCGGAAGCGGCCTCAAATATACGGCGGTGTTCGGACAGCACGATCTGACCTGGGAGGAAAGCACCCTGGAAAATCTGGGAAACGCTTTGGACCGACGGTAAAACGATCGGCGAGGACGGAAATCACACCTCCGTCCTCGCCGATTATCGGTCTCTATCTCCTATTTACGGGAGAACGTGACCTTGTACTCTCCGTTTTGTTCCTCCCAGGTTGCCGACCATCCCTTGCTCTTACCGAACCTCTCGACGTTGTTTCTGGCCGTCTCCGTGTCCACCAGGATGGACACTACGTCAGAGGATGCCTTGTCCAGGGCCTTTTTTGTCTCCAGGACAGGCTGAGGGCAGGAAAGCCCTCTGGCGTCCACCGTAGTCTCCGAAGCCATATCGAGATCCCTCCTCAGTCCAATTTCTGGCGCATCATAAAGCCGATTGCCAGACAGAATATCATCCCTACTACCCAAGCTCCCGGTGCGTAGGGGGTTATGCCGTTAGGTGAGCTGGCCAGGGAGAAGTTGTGGGCTATCCCCGCTCCGGCTATCATGCCCAGTACGAAGACCGCTGCGTCTCCGTCTCCCTCTCCACTCATGATGAGCTGCCTACCGGGACACCCTCCGGCGAGGGTGAAACACAGACCGGCCAGAACCATCCCGAGGAAGTTCCAAAGGCCGTTCGTATGGGCCACAGGCTGACCGGCAAAGCCCGGTTTGAACAGTCCCAGTGCGTAGTTAGTCGCGACCGCGGCGATCAAGAGGGCTATTATACCGTTGAACAGGTGGGAGTCCTTCAGCATGAAAAGGTCTCGGACCGAGCCGACCGTGCAGAATCGGCTTCTCTGGGCCAGCCACCCTATGGCCAAACCCACTGCCATAGAGACCACCCAAGGAGCGTACATCGATCCTGGCCCCTTGGCGGAGAAGAATATCGGGCCCGAACCTTCCGCCCCGAATTTAGGGGCTATCAGGAGAAGAGCCAAAAGCCCAAGGGCCATCAGGGGCATCATCAGTCCCGAGCCCCTCTCTTCCGAGTGGCTTCTTCCCAGGCTGAACCCCCTCCAGAGGAAGAATATGCCTATCCCTATGCCTACGAAAAGACCGGCCAGCCCAAACAGGGCGTTCCAGTCTCCTCCTGCCAGTCTGAGATAACCTCTCCAGGGACATCCCAGGAAGATCAGGGCCCCTATCATGGCGAACATCCCCAGGAAGAATCGGACCACCGGAGACGAACCGGATCTGGGTCTGTATTCTCCAAAG from Dethiosulfovibrio faecalis includes:
- the thrC gene encoding threonine synthase gives rise to the protein MGVSLVCTGCGKQVDDEKAFRCPGCDGPLELPEIVGSRPGPWVPGETLIERYKDFFPFANGRADLSLGEGFTPLVRLDGLGKRMGLSSLLGKNEGANPTWSFKDRGTLAGVVHALESGYSRIGTVSTGNMAASVAAYGAKAGLETVILVGRGLPREKLGPIAMYGARLIKVDGDYGRLYYESLRLAKDRDIAFINSDAPFRVAGSRTIAYEICEQLNFTVPDWVLIPVSAGGNFRGIARGFREFFLSGLIDRVPRLMAVQADGCSPVVRAFEEGSPKVGRFDSPHTVAHAIENPFPPSGNEVLRLVRENGWSCRAVSEDSILDAQRELAMEGLFVQPASAVSLAALKDAVRDGLVESGQSAALVLTGSGLKYTAVFGQHDLTWEESTLENLGNALDRR
- a CDS encoding sulfurtransferase TusA family protein, with the translated sequence MASETTVDARGLSCPQPVLETKKALDKASSDVVSILVDTETARNNVERFGKSKGWSATWEEQNGEYKVTFSRK
- the yedE gene encoding YedE family putative selenium transporter, with translation MKGLDRILLSRMGPIVAGIAVGVLAPLLVHWGNPGNMGICVACFERDIAGALGLHRAGVVQYLRPEIMGIILGAFLSAIAFGEYRPRSGSSPVVRFFLGMFAMIGALIFLGCPWRGYLRLAGGDWNALFGLAGLFVGIGIGIFFLWRGFSLGRSHSEERGSGLMMPLMALGLLALLLIAPKFGAEGSGPIFFSAKGPGSMYAPWVVSMAVGLAIGWLAQRSRFCTVGSVRDLFMLKDSHLFNGIIALLIAAVATNYALGLFKPGFAGQPVAHTNGLWNFLGMVLAGLCFTLAGGCPGRQLIMSGEGDGDAAVFVLGMIAGAGIAHNFSLASSPNGITPYAPGAWVVGMIFCLAIGFMMRQKLD